A stretch of DNA from Anopheles nili chromosome 2, idAnoNiliSN_F5_01, whole genome shotgun sequence:
CACTTCGGGGTGTTTCCGTCGTTCCGCTGGTTTTAATACATCCACATACCATTTAGTGAGCACGATGGCTCATTATCCCAGGCCAGGTGGTATTTCACTACAACGTCACTATGTGCTCGTCGCTTTTGAGCACGCATCTAAACAAAGGAtaacgtttttctttgcccagAGTCAATAAAACGTGTGCCTCCGGGTCACGCGGCACTGGAAGAACGGACAGCTGGCGTTTCGACGAATGGAGACGCGTAATGTATACTGTATTTTCGCACTCTGTATAAAAATATACtaacaaacgcacacgcacgcagacTGGTATATCGTCGGgacaaaaggaaacaaaaaacacgaaagaagGCCTTTCGTCGAAATACGGCTCTGTTTATTTTGACGGCAGTGCTGCACTTCTTTTTTCGGCGCGCTTTTTCATCATCAGTATAAGTGGTggtgtatgggtgtgtttggtATGCTTGCCACAGAAAAATAATCTCCGCATGTCCTGACAGCTAACTGTtatcgtggtggaaaatcgatgaataaataatgctCCGTTCATCGATTCTGGCTGCCCAGTTTAATGGAAACGTCAAATGCGCCTCGACTCACGCACACCACTCCACGATAAAAGGATATATTTTACTGCAGCGTATTTCCCAATGACGTGAAAGCAGATTTGGGAGCACGTATAATGGAAAATTTACTATACTTTCAATTTTGAGCCCACTTTTCtgattattttcatttccccgATTAACGGGACACTTCACGTTCACTTCACAGTATCATCCGCTCCGAAACGACCTCTTTCGAGCCTCTAGGAGTATCAGAGTCCTAGTTGACCCCTGTATAATCGTTTCCACCAATTTGATGAGACGGAATTATTATTAACATAGACAATACTACATAAAACATGGTAACTGGAAGGAACCATGTACCacagaacattaaaactcgtAAAACTTCAACAAAACCCGTGCTGACGAACACAACTGCGCCACTGAAAAGTTGACATGATTTTTTACGTAGTCAAGGGGCTATCACGAATTATCCGTTCTTCGCGTGATGCAGATGCTACGAAGATTGTGCTACATTTTAACTGATTGCGTTTAAGAATACGATAAGATGACGGGTGGCAGCGTGTGGAAGTTTTTCACTACTTGGCAATGGGTGCACAAAACATTTTCTTGTTCTTTCTGTGTTGGCAATATGGGTGGGGAATTTACGGACGGCGCTGTCAACGAACCGTCCTTTCGCGTAGGACTAGCTTTTGAGCCATACAATCGCGATGAAAGCCTTTTCTACATCGATTATTTTCGTGACCATCGATTGCTTTCGTCGAGGCGTTTTGATCGATCTAGTGGGGACGCATCGTTTAAAGTTACTAATAATTAAAACCCGTTAAAATCTGTTTATTGCATAGTAATTTCACGATAACATTATACagataaaaatacaataatgTGTTGCTGTAGCTGCGTTAGTCAAAAAAATCGATTGTAACGTGTTCATTCCAAACGCTCTCAGTTATGTTTGAAAGTAAAGCTTTTTACTAAGCGTGCTCTGCACAATTGGCACCATACATTCATTTCCATATCCTCTTTTACCTGCCACATCATTTATCACAGCTGTGAGTATATCAATCAAATGCTCActggaaaaatatatttaatgcACATAGTTTAAGTCAATATTCATTGATAGCGCGGTTTATTTCAACCGTTACTTTACCTTCGATATAATTGTCGTAGCTTTGTACAAAGGCCTTGTATAAACCAGGAGCCTTTGTCGACATGACGTACCGAAGCAAAACCAGGTACGGTAGACCAGGCAACTAGAAAATCCATAAAAACCGATGCTGTTCGCTCCGCACTGTCCAATCCATCGTGCTCATAGCCCGGTACCGGTACAGCAGATTGCAAATCGGCACCTTGACACGCCTGCACAATTAATAGTTTTGGTTTTCCCGTGAGCCGCTCATTGGCCATGAGCTGTTGTATTGATTTAACCTCCACCGGGATGCTATTCGAACCAAACACTTTTCCCTCTTGTCCATGAGATAGCACGCATATGATGAGCGAACAATGCGTCGGATGGATTCGTTCCACGACTTGCTGTACGGAACGCAGTATTTGATGATGTGTTATATTTTCCTCTAGTATCAGCTCGTAGCCAAATTCACTGAATAGATTCATGAGCGCGTTCTTATCTAGCTCGGTACCATTTCGATCCTTCAACGGTTTTGATGGTAACAGATTGCGCAATTCTGGGTTAGGCTCAAGATGAAAGTGGAATTGATTTACTAACAGCATAATTCCTGCTCGCGCTGGGTTGAAATTATACACATCGATTGGAGAGGTAGTAGAACTGTTCTCTATCTTAGATGCATCATTGGTACTCGGCATGTTGCTTAGACTCTCACACACTGTCGGTTTGAGAGTAACACAAACTGGCGGGTTTGTCGTGTTAGCATCAGACTGCACAGGGTGAGGTTTTGGAATGGTTCTGTTAAAATGTTCCGAAATTCCCCTAAGAAAATCGCTTTCATCATATAATTCAGCTGCTTTGCAGCTGGCTGTAAGCGTCAATAAGTTGCACTCTTTCCCTGACCGTTTTGAACCTATTTCAATGCTTTCGTTGCACATAAGATGCAATAGAGCTATCTCCATACACGCGTTCGTTGACAATGAGCTTTCAGTGGAATGTGGAAACTGTTTTATCACTCTTTGCACGTCTTCATCAGTCAGCCTTTCACAGAAATGGTACAATCCTTTGAGCATCGGATGCACAAGGAAAGAAATTTCTGCtgtttgtggaaaatatttggaTTGCAGCTCCTCGTCATCGAAGCCGGCTCGAAGT
This window harbors:
- the LOC128730049 gene encoding caspase-8, giving the protein MSRLTQEDVNFIENSLSLADKVSMIFLLYGHRNPQYALQALTVASKAISEETNFLVDWMNYVHSSDWEEEILEALTILQQNLLLLRAGFDDEELQSKYFPQTAEISFLVHPMLKGLYHFCERLTDEDVQRVIKQFPHSTESSLSTNACMEIALLHLMCNESIEIGSKRSGKECNLLTLTASCKAAELYDESDFLRGISEHFNRTIPKPHPVQSDANTTNPPVCVTLKPTVCESLSNMPSTNDASKIENSSTTSPIDVYNFNPARAGIMLLVNQFHFHLEPNPELRNLLPSKPLKDRNGTELDKNALMNLFSEFGYELILEENITHHQILRSVQQVVERIHPTHCSLIICVLSHGQEGKVFGSNSIPVEVKSIQQLMANERLTGKPKLLIVQACQGADLQSAVPVPGYEHDGLDSAERTASVFMDFLVAWSTVPGFASVRHVDKGSWFIQGLCTKLRQLYRSEHLIDILTAVINDVAGKRGYGNECMVPIVQSTLSKKLYFQT